Proteins co-encoded in one Paracoccus aestuarii genomic window:
- a CDS encoding P-loop ATPase, Sll1717 family, which yields MATGTAFFAYPESNPLVRDAIRGAAETGSINGIEVKLWEAMNILGFKLDNLVRDSIVAADFLAADVTIPNYNVYYEVGYALALGKPVLPTLNTAMLGASDSIRRVGLFDTTGYASYSNALDLSECLGAWSTQAWQNRAAEKRNYAQPLFILDTLKKTDFRNWIFHAAAESEVKYRVYDPAEVPRLTASQAYSEISSSAGVIIPLLSQQVVDADLHNLRAAFLLGLSHGSNIDALVIQYENSPAPLDYRDFIKNSASRHETLRHVSEYCHETLVKNQKPAQRGRRGEASILTKIDLGSSSAENESSSLDQYFVETAEFSRALRAEGAIVTGRKGAGKSAIYLQVLEHLKGSSSRRCVVDLRPASHDLSEMREALLSVLSAGVFDHTIAAFWQYILYFEILLKLRESIIPKVKSNFQVQQKVAAIEDQFDLDDQVVSGDFTSRLKAAVDKVVSRAGQSDNAEDLRTELTNYMFERPIPALREAIAAICDGYDEIHILIDDLDKGWPPRRVEPQDVMMVKHLIETLQKIRRELSKKDIELSHLIFLRGDIYERLVEGTSDRGKYNVINVDWSDPLQLENLLLVRVATSVEEDDEELAWRALNPPMPGGDAVGRMISASLMRPRFLIDLCERTLSFAINRGHASVEEDDVQDAIQQMSLYLVSDFGYEMRDVAGTPEDIFYLFIGSAEKLNQAQLKEVLGKSDVDLNVDETVDLLLWYGFLGIVSANGSPVFIYDRAYDFRRLEAERRSRGNELTYILNSAFLSGLQ from the coding sequence ATGGCAACGGGCACGGCGTTCTTCGCATATCCAGAATCTAACCCGCTGGTTAGAGACGCCATCAGAGGAGCGGCGGAGACTGGTTCGATCAACGGCATCGAGGTGAAGCTCTGGGAGGCCATGAACATTCTTGGCTTCAAGCTGGATAATCTCGTTAGAGACAGCATTGTTGCTGCCGACTTTTTGGCCGCTGATGTGACGATCCCGAACTACAACGTGTATTACGAAGTTGGCTATGCGCTTGCGTTGGGAAAGCCAGTGTTGCCAACACTAAACACAGCCATGTTAGGCGCATCAGACTCGATAAGGCGCGTGGGGCTTTTCGATACAACGGGATATGCAAGCTACAGCAACGCTTTGGACTTATCTGAGTGTCTGGGAGCCTGGAGCACGCAGGCATGGCAAAACAGAGCAGCAGAAAAAAGAAATTACGCGCAGCCGCTGTTCATACTCGACACACTTAAGAAGACGGATTTCCGCAACTGGATTTTCCACGCGGCCGCAGAATCTGAAGTGAAGTATCGGGTATACGATCCTGCAGAAGTTCCTCGTTTAACTGCATCTCAAGCCTACTCAGAAATATCGTCGTCTGCTGGAGTTATTATCCCTTTATTATCGCAGCAGGTCGTTGACGCTGATCTGCACAATCTGCGCGCAGCCTTCCTCTTGGGGCTCTCACACGGCAGTAATATCGATGCTCTAGTGATCCAGTATGAGAACTCTCCCGCTCCGCTAGATTATAGGGATTTCATAAAGAACTCAGCTAGCCGGCATGAGACCCTTCGACACGTCTCAGAATACTGTCACGAGACTCTGGTGAAAAATCAGAAGCCTGCGCAGCGCGGGAGGCGGGGTGAAGCGAGCATTCTCACAAAAATCGACCTCGGGTCATCATCTGCAGAAAACGAATCGAGCTCGCTTGATCAATACTTTGTCGAAACGGCGGAATTCTCCCGTGCTCTTCGAGCGGAGGGCGCAATTGTCACAGGACGCAAGGGCGCGGGAAAATCGGCGATATATCTTCAGGTTCTAGAACATCTTAAGGGCTCAAGCTCACGGCGCTGCGTTGTGGACCTCAGACCTGCTTCGCATGACCTCAGCGAGATGAGGGAGGCCCTGCTGAGTGTCCTTTCCGCAGGGGTCTTCGACCATACTATCGCGGCGTTTTGGCAATACATCTTGTATTTCGAAATACTTCTGAAGCTGAGGGAATCCATCATCCCAAAAGTAAAATCGAACTTCCAGGTTCAGCAAAAAGTCGCGGCAATTGAAGATCAGTTTGATTTAGATGACCAAGTAGTCTCCGGTGACTTCACTTCACGACTCAAAGCAGCCGTGGATAAGGTGGTCAGCCGGGCTGGGCAGAGCGACAACGCTGAAGATCTTCGAACCGAGTTAACCAACTACATGTTCGAGCGCCCCATCCCTGCGCTTCGAGAAGCAATCGCAGCGATTTGTGACGGTTACGATGAAATTCATATTCTCATCGATGATCTCGATAAAGGCTGGCCACCTCGACGAGTTGAACCTCAGGATGTAATGATGGTCAAGCACTTGATCGAAACGTTGCAGAAGATTCGCAGAGAGCTTTCGAAGAAAGATATCGAACTCAGCCATCTTATTTTTCTCCGCGGGGATATATACGAGAGGCTGGTAGAGGGGACCTCGGATAGGGGCAAGTATAACGTGATCAACGTAGATTGGTCCGACCCGTTGCAGCTTGAAAACTTGTTGCTTGTTCGTGTGGCCACGTCTGTTGAAGAGGACGACGAAGAACTCGCTTGGCGCGCTCTTAACCCGCCGATGCCAGGTGGAGATGCCGTTGGTCGTATGATTTCAGCATCGCTGATGAGGCCAAGGTTTCTCATTGATCTTTGTGAAAGGACGTTATCTTTCGCAATCAACCGTGGCCACGCCAGCGTGGAAGAGGATGATGTGCAAGATGCAATACAGCAAATGTCGCTCTACCTAGTTTCGGACTTTGGCTATGAAATGCGCGATGTTGCAGGGACACCTGAGGACATTTTCTATCTCTTCATTGGTTCCGCCGAAAAGCTAAATCAGGCGCAGTTGAAGGAAGTTCTGGGAAAGTCGGACGTCGATTTGAATGTAGACGAGACAGTTGACCTCCTGCTCTGGTATGGGTTCTTGGGGATTGTTTCTGCTAACGGTTCGCCGGTTTTTATCTACGACAGGGCATATGACTTCCGTCGCCTAGAAGCAGAGAGAAGATCTCGAGGAAACGAATTGACATATATACTGAACTCAGCGTTCTTGAGCGGACTGCAGTAG